The Chitinophagales bacterium genome has a window encoding:
- a CDS encoding GxxExxY protein, giving the protein MNENEIAKFVVNAAYQVHKELGPGLLESVYENCLLYELQEIGLEVKQQHILPVIYKDVKMEMGFRLDLLVEDKLVVEVKAVKELEDIHMAQIISYLKLSNNKLGLLINFHVPLIKNGIKRVINGKL; this is encoded by the coding sequence ATGAATGAAAATGAAATTGCGAAATTTGTAGTGAATGCTGCATATCAGGTTCATAAAGAATTGGGACCCGGATTGTTGGAATCAGTTTACGAAAATTGTTTGCTTTATGAATTACAAGAAATTGGATTGGAAGTAAAACAACAACATATACTTCCAGTAATTTACAAAGATGTAAAAATGGAAATGGGGTTTAGACTGGATCTTTTGGTAGAGGATAAATTAGTTGTAGAAGTAAAGGCAGTAAAGGAGTTAGAGGATATTCATATGGCACAAATCATTAGCTACCTGAAATTATCAAATAATAAGCTGGGTTTGTTAATCAACTTCCATGTTCCATTAATTAAAAACGGTATCAAAAGAGTCATCAATGGCAAACTTTAA
- a CDS encoding bifunctional response regulator/alkaline phosphatase family protein, with amino-acid sequence MSKINILWADDEIDHLKPQIIFLESKGYNVIGVTNGQDAIERSKEYDIAVVFLDEHMPGLSGLETLTHIKAANPGLPVVMITKNEEENIMEEAIGGQISDYLIKPVKPNQILLTLKKIIDNKRLVSQKTTSEYQKEFQSIFSQLQSGMDFNGWSELYKKLVYWEIELSKSDTAGMRDVMAMQKQEANVEFNKFVISNYLDWLKPKDEAAAPTMSHNLMERKVFPVIEEEVPTILVLIDNLRLDQWKIIQPMINENFRMVEEDTFYSILPTATQYSRNSIFTGLLPLEIEQHYPEQWKNDEEEGGKNLHEGFFLEDFIKRSFHDTLKVDYKKVTNHKAGKELEDNILNYCNNHLTAIVYNFVDMLSHARTEMEVLKELASDESAYRSLTLSWFDHSPLHNALKKLSDKKVNLIFTTDHGTMRVNTPSKCIADKATTTNLRYKNGKNLNYEAKDVFEINDPHKAYLPKPHVSSKFIFAKEDKFLVYPNSYNHYVNYFKNTFQHGGISLEEIIVPFAVYTNK; translated from the coding sequence ATGAGCAAAATCAACATACTTTGGGCGGATGACGAAATTGATCACCTTAAACCACAAATTATTTTCCTGGAATCGAAAGGCTACAATGTAATAGGCGTAACAAATGGCCAAGATGCCATTGAGCGCTCAAAAGAATACGATATTGCAGTGGTTTTTTTGGATGAGCATATGCCGGGGCTTTCAGGTCTTGAAACCCTTACCCATATCAAAGCAGCCAACCCCGGACTTCCTGTAGTGATGATCACGAAGAATGAGGAGGAAAATATTATGGAAGAGGCCATTGGTGGCCAGATTTCCGATTACCTCATAAAACCGGTAAAGCCCAATCAAATTTTGCTGACCCTGAAAAAAATCATTGACAATAAACGTCTTGTCAGTCAAAAAACAACTTCAGAATACCAAAAGGAATTTCAAAGTATATTTTCCCAATTGCAAAGCGGAATGGACTTTAATGGCTGGTCGGAATTGTATAAAAAACTGGTCTATTGGGAAATTGAACTCAGCAAATCAGATACTGCAGGAATGCGCGATGTAATGGCCATGCAAAAGCAAGAGGCCAATGTGGAGTTCAACAAATTTGTGATCAGCAATTACCTGGATTGGCTCAAACCCAAAGATGAAGCAGCTGCCCCAACAATGTCACACAACTTAATGGAGCGAAAAGTTTTTCCTGTAATTGAAGAAGAGGTTCCAACTATATTGGTATTGATCGACAATTTGAGATTAGATCAGTGGAAAATCATACAGCCCATGATCAATGAGAATTTTAGAATGGTTGAAGAAGATACTTTTTACAGTATTCTGCCCACTGCTACCCAATACAGTCGCAATAGTATTTTCACAGGCTTATTGCCACTGGAAATTGAACAGCATTATCCAGAACAATGGAAAAACGATGAGGAAGAGGGCGGGAAAAACCTGCATGAGGGTTTCTTTTTAGAAGATTTTATAAAAAGAAGTTTTCACGATACGCTGAAAGTAGATTATAAAAAGGTTACAAATCACAAAGCAGGAAAAGAGCTGGAAGACAATATCCTAAATTATTGCAACAATCACCTTACAGCCATTGTCTATAATTTTGTAGATATGCTTTCGCATGCACGTACAGAAATGGAAGTACTCAAAGAACTGGCCAGTGACGAATCAGCATATAGAAGCCTGACACTGTCCTGGTTTGATCATTCACCATTGCACAATGCACTGAAAAAACTTAGCGATAAAAAGGTGAATTTGATTTTCACTACAGATCACGGCACAATGCGGGTAAATACTCCGAGTAAGTGTATAGCAGATAAAGCGACTACCACCAATTTACGCTACAAAAACGGAAAGAACCTTAATTACGAAGCCAAAGATGTCTTTGAAATCAACGATCCGCACAAAGCTTATTTACCAAAACCACATGTGAGTTCTAAGTTTATTTTTGCCAAAGAGGATAAATTCCTGGTCTATCCCAATAGCTACAATCACTATGTCAACTACTTTAAAAACACCTTTCAGCACGGAGGCATTTCACTGGAAGAAATCATCGTTCCTTTTGCAGTATATACCAATAAATAG
- a CDS encoding HD domain-containing protein, with the protein MLILLIYSHFCVSQFSKNKFIKRNSSIIKNKKIINDPVYGFISIPGGLIYELIEHPYFQRLRRINQLGLTHYVYPGAVHSRFHHAIGAMHLMQQAIDVLRSKSFEISDAEYEAASIGILLHDIGHGPYSHTLERCLVPGANHEFLSSCFMERLNKKFDGALDLAISVFNGKNEKKYLHQLISGQLDVDRLDYLKRDSFFTGVSEGVIAYDRIIKMLNVHNNQLVVEAKGVYSVEKFLLARRLMYWQVYLHKTVVCAEQILVKILERAKYLSRNGTELDATPALKYFLKNELSRADFEKNEEALERFAALDDFDIFSAVKVWAYSTDKILSFLCKSLINRELFKIELQSEDFKTAYIVEKKAKIAAQLDIDNPSDLDYFVFKGQLSNQEYNPETGNINVLFKDGSLKDFASATDYLDLSLKKKQVVKYFCCYPR; encoded by the coding sequence ATGTTGATTTTGCTCATTTATTCGCATTTTTGTGTGTCACAGTTTAGCAAAAATAAATTTATTAAACGCAATTCAAGCATTATTAAAAATAAAAAGATAATAAACGATCCTGTTTACGGCTTTATTTCCATTCCGGGCGGTTTGATCTACGAATTGATAGAGCATCCATATTTCCAGCGCCTGCGCAGGATCAATCAGTTGGGGCTCACGCATTATGTGTATCCCGGGGCAGTACATTCCCGTTTTCACCACGCCATTGGGGCAATGCACCTGATGCAGCAGGCCATAGATGTGCTGCGGTCAAAATCCTTTGAGATATCCGATGCGGAATACGAGGCTGCAAGCATTGGGATTTTACTGCACGATATTGGTCACGGGCCTTATTCACACACTTTAGAACGCTGTCTGGTACCTGGGGCCAATCACGAGTTTTTGTCGTCCTGCTTTATGGAGCGGCTCAATAAAAAGTTTGATGGGGCGCTGGATCTGGCTATATCTGTTTTCAATGGAAAAAATGAGAAAAAATATCTGCACCAGTTGATTTCAGGACAATTGGATGTAGATCGCCTGGATTATCTCAAACGCGACAGTTTTTTTACAGGGGTTTCTGAAGGAGTAATTGCCTACGACAGAATTATTAAAATGCTGAATGTCCACAACAATCAATTGGTAGTTGAGGCAAAAGGGGTGTATTCGGTAGAGAAATTCCTCCTGGCCAGAAGATTGATGTACTGGCAGGTTTATTTGCACAAAACAGTGGTTTGTGCCGAGCAGATTTTGGTGAAAATTCTGGAAAGGGCTAAATATTTATCCCGTAATGGAACTGAACTTGACGCTACACCTGCTTTGAAATATTTTTTAAAAAACGAATTGAGCCGTGCTGATTTCGAAAAGAATGAAGAAGCCCTGGAAAGATTTGCAGCGCTTGATGATTTCGATATTTTTTCAGCTGTGAAAGTTTGGGCATACAGCACTGATAAAATTCTTTCCTTTTTATGCAAATCACTGATCAATAGGGAGTTGTTTAAAATAGAATTGCAAAGCGAGGATTTTAAAACAGCCTATATTGTTGAGAAAAAAGCCAAAATTGCAGCTCAACTGGATATCGATAATCCCTCGGATTTAGACTATTTTGTTTTTAAAGGACAGTTGAGCAACCAGGAATACAATCCTGAAACTGGAAATATCAATGTGCTGTTCAAAGATGGCAGCCTAAAGGATTTTGCTTCCGCTACGGATTACCTCGATCTTTCATTGAAGAAAAAGCAGGTGGTAAAATATTTTTGTTGTTATCCGAGGTGA
- a CDS encoding erythromycin esterase family protein, whose amino-acid sequence MKFLFFKIFLLQILFFVTDSKAQKNECLNSNLKALNSISPLDTNFSDLEFLKEILKDVEIVALGEATHGDGTSFEAKTRLVKFLHQEMGFEVLAFESGLYDCHKAWQLIEQGENADTTAGKGVFGIWSLSKQMQPLFQYLEESKYTETPLILTGFDFQFSGSHKGAVAEEFLIEDIKALLNKYNIDLVKTEGWHAFAKDMQGRTDYSSEEGEVAMEYLLKIEKELKKLDENREITFWLQWIKSTKALITDRKYRDKYMAENLIWLKEQFYTHKKFILWGATSHFMFNSSNLGIKQFKKYPRMGDYVKEKYGERFYTIGSIIFEGERARSGWPDSYIRELKPAKKRSLEYLVNEKCSTEHCFLDFKEMDNDCYLKSKKKKSRPFGWTKYMRINIRQFMDAVIFHKKMERATAVEKE is encoded by the coding sequence ATGAAATTTTTATTTTTTAAAATATTTTTGCTTCAAATTTTGTTTTTTGTTACAGATTCCAAGGCTCAGAAAAATGAATGCCTTAACTCCAATTTAAAAGCGCTCAATAGCATTTCCCCGTTAGATACAAATTTCTCTGACCTTGAATTTTTAAAAGAAATATTAAAGGATGTAGAGATAGTAGCATTGGGAGAAGCTACACATGGGGATGGAACAAGTTTTGAAGCCAAAACAAGATTGGTGAAATTCCTGCACCAGGAAATGGGCTTTGAAGTACTCGCATTTGAAAGTGGCCTGTACGATTGTCATAAGGCTTGGCAATTGATTGAGCAGGGAGAAAATGCGGACACTACAGCGGGCAAAGGTGTTTTTGGCATTTGGTCTTTAAGCAAACAAATGCAGCCTTTGTTCCAATATCTTGAAGAAAGCAAATACACTGAGACACCTTTGATCCTTACCGGCTTTGATTTTCAGTTTTCAGGATCTCATAAAGGTGCCGTAGCAGAAGAGTTTCTTATTGAGGATATCAAAGCACTGTTAAACAAATACAATATAGATTTGGTAAAAACAGAGGGATGGCATGCCTTTGCAAAAGATATGCAAGGAAGGACGGATTACAGTTCGGAGGAAGGAGAAGTTGCTATGGAATACTTGCTGAAAATTGAAAAGGAGCTCAAAAAGCTGGATGAAAACAGGGAAATAACTTTTTGGCTGCAATGGATCAAAAGCACCAAAGCATTGATTACGGATAGGAAATATCGGGATAAATACATGGCTGAAAATTTGATTTGGTTAAAGGAGCAGTTTTATACACATAAGAAATTTATATTATGGGGAGCCACAAGTCATTTTATGTTTAATTCATCTAATTTAGGAATAAAACAGTTTAAAAAATATCCTCGTATGGGTGATTATGTAAAGGAAAAATATGGAGAACGTTTTTATACTATTGGGTCAATAATCTTTGAAGGAGAAAGAGCAAGGTCAGGTTGGCCGGATTCTTATATAAGGGAATTAAAACCAGCTAAAAAACGAAGCCTTGAATACCTGGTCAATGAGAAGTGTAGTACAGAGCATTGTTTTCTCGATTTCAAGGAAATGGATAATGATTGCTATTTAAAATCAAAGAAAAAAAAATCTCGTCCTTTTGGCTGGACAAAGTATATGCGTATTAATATCAGACAATTTATGGATGCTGTAATTTTCCATAAAAAAATGGAAAGGGCCACTGCTGTGGAAAAAGAATGA
- a CDS encoding kelch repeat-containing protein: protein MNLYSFALPLIFLLFQLPIFSQSTGNWEGKAYMPTDRQEMPAAVIDGKLYIVGGIGMSFATHDILEIYDAENDSWSEAAALPAARHHHASAAYNNKVYVFGGYQSVAFDEQDEVFEYNPATDTWNAKTPLPREMGAAFAVTFDDHIFLIGGVNGSLLDVNYRYDPVLDTWDTLAPMPTPREHHAAARIDSLIYVVGGRGNAIAPTKLEAYSPASDTWYTLADMPTARSGLGAVAMNGKLYVMGGEGGGVYEEMEEYDPETDTWRSLEPMPTPRHGIAVGVVDSQIYVIGGGDVEGFGPIPLNEVFSFPVNTSISEPGAPQIKIFFAGNRGKIIIESNKAQNINFAIFDLTGKLLMQEDRNIHQGKNTFTFQSTAFAESIYFYKIRGADFSSSGKVYTTHY from the coding sequence ATGAATTTATATTCTTTTGCATTACCGCTTATTTTTCTACTTTTTCAGCTGCCTATTTTCTCGCAATCCACTGGTAATTGGGAGGGAAAAGCGTATATGCCCACCGATAGACAAGAAATGCCTGCCGCAGTGATTGATGGGAAACTCTATATAGTTGGGGGAATAGGAATGTCTTTTGCAACTCATGATATACTTGAAATTTATGACGCAGAAAATGACAGTTGGTCAGAAGCAGCTGCTTTACCTGCCGCTCGCCACCACCATGCATCAGCTGCATACAATAACAAAGTTTACGTGTTTGGAGGTTATCAATCTGTTGCATTTGATGAGCAGGACGAAGTATTTGAATACAACCCTGCAACGGATACCTGGAATGCCAAAACACCCCTGCCCCGGGAAATGGGCGCAGCTTTTGCCGTTACTTTTGATGATCATATTTTTCTGATTGGCGGAGTGAACGGTTCTCTTCTGGATGTAAATTATCGATATGACCCGGTTTTGGATACATGGGATACCCTCGCCCCTATGCCAACACCGCGAGAACATCACGCAGCAGCAAGAATAGATTCCCTGATCTATGTTGTAGGCGGCAGGGGAAATGCCATTGCCCCCACAAAACTTGAAGCATATTCACCTGCTTCTGACACATGGTACACACTGGCAGATATGCCCACGGCAAGGAGCGGACTGGGTGCAGTTGCAATGAATGGCAAACTTTATGTTATGGGCGGAGAAGGCGGTGGCGTTTATGAGGAAATGGAAGAATACGATCCTGAAACAGATACATGGCGCTCACTTGAACCCATGCCCACTCCCCGTCATGGCATTGCTGTTGGGGTTGTTGACAGTCAAATATATGTGATTGGTGGTGGGGATGTTGAGGGTTTTGGTCCTATCCCTCTAAATGAGGTTTTCAGCTTTCCTGTAAATACTTCTATCTCTGAGCCAGGAGCTCCTCAAATCAAAATATTTTTTGCAGGAAATAGAGGCAAAATCATCATTGAATCCAACAAAGCCCAAAACATCAACTTCGCTATTTTTGATCTTACAGGAAAACTATTAATGCAGGAAGACCGGAATATCCATCAAGGAAAAAATACATTTACATTCCAAAGTACAGCTTTTGCAGAAAGCATTTACTTTTATAAAATCCGGGGAGCAGATTTTAGCAGTTCGGGAAAGGTTTACACTACGCATTATTGA
- the lpxD gene encoding UDP-3-O-(3-hydroxymyristoyl)glucosamine N-acyltransferase — protein MQLSIAEVAAKLKGKIKGDDKKMISQPAKIEDAGPEDISFIANPKYEKYAAQTKAGALIVGKDFNSAVSEKTSLILVDDPYQGFAFVLREFSKAADNKSGIESPVFIHSSAKHEKVQYIGAFSYIGENVKIGKGVKIFPQCYIGDNVEIGDNTTVYAGVKLYAFAKVGNNCILHSGAVIGSDGFGFAPNEKGGFEKIPQLGNVEILDNVEIGANTTIDRATLGSTTIGKGVKLDNLVQVAHNVVIGENSAIAAQAGISGSTKIGKRCLVGGQVGFTGHIEIADDTKINAQSGVARNIKEGGKAWNGSPAIEYSKSMKALAALKSLPEMQRKLIALERELEKIKGLEQ, from the coding sequence ATGCAATTAAGTATCGCAGAAGTAGCAGCCAAATTAAAGGGGAAAATTAAAGGCGATGATAAAAAAATGATCAGCCAGCCGGCCAAAATAGAAGATGCAGGCCCGGAGGATATCAGTTTTATTGCCAATCCCAAATATGAGAAATACGCTGCCCAAACTAAGGCAGGAGCTTTGATCGTGGGTAAAGACTTTAATTCTGCTGTATCGGAAAAGACTTCGCTAATTCTTGTAGATGATCCCTATCAGGGTTTTGCATTTGTTTTAAGGGAGTTTTCCAAAGCTGCTGATAATAAATCAGGCATTGAATCCCCGGTTTTTATACATTCGAGCGCAAAACATGAAAAAGTACAGTATATAGGTGCTTTTAGCTATATTGGTGAAAATGTGAAGATCGGCAAGGGAGTGAAAATATTCCCGCAGTGCTATATTGGCGATAATGTTGAAATTGGCGATAATACCACAGTTTATGCAGGTGTGAAATTATATGCATTTGCAAAAGTTGGCAACAATTGCATTCTGCACAGCGGAGCCGTGATTGGCAGCGATGGATTTGGTTTTGCGCCCAATGAAAAGGGGGGATTTGAAAAAATCCCGCAACTGGGAAATGTAGAAATCTTGGACAATGTGGAAATTGGAGCCAATACTACTATTGATCGGGCAACACTTGGATCTACCACAATAGGAAAAGGCGTAAAACTCGATAATTTGGTGCAGGTTGCCCATAATGTGGTAATCGGGGAAAATTCAGCCATAGCTGCACAAGCGGGTATATCCGGCAGTACCAAAATCGGTAAGCGTTGCCTGGTAGGTGGGCAGGTTGGTTTCACAGGCCATATTGAAATAGCCGATGACACCAAAATCAACGCCCAAAGTGGCGTAGCGAGAAACATAAAAGAAGGCGGAAAAGCCTGGAATGGTTCTCCTGCTATTGAATATAGCAAAAGCATGAAGGCATTGGCAGCATTGAAGTCATTGCCCGAAATGCAAAGGAAATTGATTGCGCTGGAGCGGGAATTGGAAAAAATAAAAGGATTGGAGCAGTAG
- a CDS encoding bifunctional UDP-3-O-[3-hydroxymyristoyl] N-acetylglucosamine deacetylase/3-hydroxyacyl-ACP dehydratase — MIQYQKTLKKTAEINGVGLHTGQKVSMRLHPAPVNHGYKFKRTDLEGSPIIPADVDLVTDVSRGTTIELNGASVSTVEHLLAAFVGLGIDNVLIELDAPEVPIMDGSAAEFVKAIKSAGVEELEEERNFFEIDSNISYEEKDRKVEILAVPSDTYKVTVMIDYNSPVLGNQHASIEDVKEFEEQISSSRTFCFLHELEQLVEHNLIKGGDLNNAIVVVDKVVTDEELDHLAGLFNRPKVEVKQEGILNNVDLRYPNEPARHKLLDVLGDLALIGRPLKGKITASRPGHAANIAFAKKIKALIKDRKKKNEVPVYDPSKAPLFDNVAIQKILPHKYPFLLVDKIIELTKDSVTGIKNVTVNEPFFQGHFPGNPVMPGVLQLEAFAQAGGILLLHEVDEPANYDTYFLMIDRVKFKNVVRPGDTLILKMKLLSPIRRGICEMKGTAYIGDKIASEAVLVAKIIRKEQV, encoded by the coding sequence ATGATCCAATATCAAAAGACATTAAAGAAAACAGCAGAGATAAATGGAGTAGGCTTGCATACCGGGCAGAAAGTAAGCATGCGCCTGCACCCGGCCCCTGTCAATCACGGCTACAAATTCAAACGAACCGACCTGGAAGGCAGCCCCATTATTCCTGCTGATGTTGATTTGGTAACTGATGTTTCCCGTGGCACTACAATCGAGCTCAATGGTGCTTCGGTTTCTACAGTTGAGCACCTTTTGGCTGCATTTGTGGGTCTGGGCATAGACAATGTACTGATAGAACTCGATGCTCCTGAGGTACCAATAATGGATGGAAGTGCAGCGGAATTTGTAAAAGCCATTAAGTCAGCGGGCGTTGAAGAACTGGAAGAAGAAAGAAATTTTTTCGAGATCGATAGCAATATATCTTATGAGGAAAAAGACCGCAAGGTAGAAATACTTGCTGTTCCCAGCGATACCTATAAGGTAACGGTCATGATTGATTACAACTCGCCTGTACTGGGCAATCAACATGCCTCTATTGAAGATGTAAAGGAATTTGAAGAGCAAATTTCATCCAGTCGTACTTTTTGTTTTTTGCACGAACTGGAACAATTGGTCGAGCACAATTTGATCAAAGGCGGAGACTTGAACAATGCTATTGTGGTAGTAGATAAAGTAGTAACGGATGAAGAACTGGATCATTTGGCAGGTTTGTTCAATCGGCCAAAAGTAGAAGTAAAACAGGAAGGGATTTTGAACAATGTGGATTTGCGCTATCCCAATGAACCTGCGCGGCACAAATTGCTCGATGTACTTGGTGATCTTGCCTTAATTGGCAGGCCGCTTAAGGGAAAAATCACAGCTTCACGTCCAGGCCATGCTGCCAATATTGCATTTGCTAAAAAAATAAAAGCACTGATAAAAGACCGCAAAAAGAAAAATGAAGTGCCAGTTTATGATCCTTCAAAAGCACCTTTGTTCGATAATGTGGCGATTCAGAAAATTTTACCCCATAAATATCCGTTTCTCTTGGTTGATAAAATCATTGAATTGACTAAAGACTCGGTTACAGGGATTAAAAATGTAACAGTTAATGAACCGTTTTTTCAGGGACATTTTCCAGGAAATCCAGTGATGCCAGGCGTATTGCAATTGGAAGCATTTGCACAGGCCGGGGGAATTCTCCTCTTGCACGAAGTAGATGAGCCGGCCAATTACGACACTTATTTTTTAATGATCGACAGGGTAAAATTTAAAAATGTAGTGCGCCCCGGAGATACATTGATTTTGAAAATGAAATTACTCAGCCCGATCAGAAGGGGAATTTGTGAAATGAAAGGCACTGCTTATATTGGAGACAAAATTGCCTCAGAAGCTGTATTGGTAGCTAAAATAATCAGAAAAGAGCAGGTATGA
- the lpxA gene encoding acyl-ACP--UDP-N-acetylglucosamine O-acyltransferase, which yields MTQTLSYVHPQAKIADNVVIEPYCTIYKNVEIGEGTWIGPNVTIMEGARIGKNCKIFPGAVISAIPQDLKFKGEESTVEIGDNCTIREFVTINRGTQYSNKTVVGNNCLLMAYVHLAHDCVIGNNCILANNVNLAGHIDIGDYAVLGGMTAVHQFVKVGEHAFISGGSLVGKDVPPYVKAARLPLSYVGVNSIGLRRRGFSSEQINHILDIYRTLFVRHSNVSKALREIEANFEATNERDFIITFIRDSVRGIMKGFRNKYDNNS from the coding sequence ATGACTCAAACCTTATCTTATGTACACCCGCAGGCTAAAATAGCCGATAATGTGGTTATTGAACCCTATTGTACGATTTATAAAAATGTAGAAATAGGAGAGGGCACCTGGATTGGCCCAAATGTTACCATTATGGAAGGCGCACGTATTGGGAAAAATTGCAAGATTTTCCCCGGTGCTGTAATTTCCGCTATTCCCCAGGATTTAAAATTCAAGGGAGAGGAATCAACCGTGGAAATAGGCGACAATTGCACCATTCGCGAATTTGTAACCATCAATAGGGGAACGCAGTACAGCAACAAAACCGTAGTGGGCAACAATTGCCTGCTGATGGCCTATGTGCATTTGGCACACGATTGTGTGATTGGTAACAATTGTATTTTGGCCAATAATGTAAATTTAGCAGGGCACATTGATATTGGTGATTATGCCGTTTTGGGCGGAATGACAGCCGTGCATCAGTTTGTGAAAGTGGGAGAACACGCTTTTATTTCAGGTGGTAGTTTGGTGGGAAAAGATGTTCCACCTTATGTGAAAGCAGCACGATTGCCGCTCTCTTATGTGGGGGTAAATTCCATTGGATTGCGCAGAAGGGGTTTTAGCAGCGAGCAAATCAATCATATTTTGGACATTTACCGCACCCTTTTTGTAAGGCATTCCAATGTTTCAAAAGCATTGCGCGAAATTGAGGCAAATTTTGAAGCTACCAACGAGCGCGACTTTATCATCACTTTTATAAGGGATTCTGTAAGGGGAATTATGAAAGGCTTCCGCAATAAGTATGACAATAATAGCTGA
- a CDS encoding ABC transporter ATP-binding protein, with the protein MTIIAENIGLKYSSEYIFKNLNFTFQEQNIYAILGPNGSGKSSLMKVLSGFVSPSKGHLYFKNNDEIIEEEKLFSEISFSAPYIELIEEFTLQEQLTFHAKFKPFVNDLDVMQIMQIIELEKHADKAVANFSSGMKQRLKLGLSILSNSSIILLDEPATNLDSDGVLWYQKILKQYAGNRIVIIASNRPDEYEMANERLDIVGYKK; encoded by the coding sequence ATGACAATAATAGCTGAAAACATAGGCCTGAAGTATTCCAGCGAATACATTTTTAAAAACCTGAATTTTACTTTTCAAGAGCAAAATATTTATGCCATTCTAGGACCCAATGGTTCTGGCAAAAGCAGTCTTATGAAAGTCCTGAGCGGTTTTGTCTCTCCCAGCAAAGGGCATTTGTATTTTAAAAATAATGATGAGATAATTGAGGAAGAAAAACTCTTTTCAGAAATTTCTTTCTCAGCACCTTATATCGAGTTGATTGAAGAATTTACGCTGCAAGAGCAATTGACTTTTCACGCTAAATTCAAACCCTTTGTCAATGATTTAGATGTTATGCAGATTATGCAAATTATTGAATTGGAAAAACATGCCGATAAAGCGGTGGCCAATTTTTCCTCTGGTATGAAGCAGCGCTTAAAATTGGGCTTGAGTATTTTGAGCAACTCGAGCATCATTTTATTGGACGAGCCCGCCACCAATCTCGATAGTGATGGAGTGCTTTGGTACCAGAAAATACTGAAGCAATATGCCGGAAATAGAATTGTCATTATCGCCTCCAACCGCCCCGATGAATACGAAATGGCCAATGAACGGTTGGATATTGTGGGGTATAAAAAATAA
- a CDS encoding heme-binding protein, with translation MKNKLIIIPVIIVGLIAITHYFVVRNVEDVELQKYSIEDKDGDIEIRSYAGRIVAKTTIKGTYNEASNRGFRKLASYIFGENKQEEKIAMTAPVWMHEDSQDFEMQFLIPSKYSMSELPQPNDTSISLDRFPGGRYAAIRFGGFANDEKIAAHKQMLLDWLKDNGHPTSGEVYFLGYNSPFKLKHRRNEVLISINE, from the coding sequence ATGAAGAACAAACTTATAATTATTCCGGTAATCATTGTTGGCTTAATCGCTATTACACATTATTTTGTGGTGCGGAATGTAGAAGATGTAGAGCTCCAAAAGTACAGCATTGAAGACAAGGATGGCGATATCGAAATCCGCTCTTACGCAGGCAGAATAGTGGCCAAAACGACCATTAAAGGAACATACAATGAAGCTTCTAATAGAGGTTTTAGAAAATTGGCGAGCTATATTTTTGGGGAGAATAAGCAAGAAGAAAAAATTGCCATGACCGCTCCCGTGTGGATGCACGAGGACAGCCAAGATTTTGAAATGCAATTTTTAATACCTTCCAAATATTCTATGAGCGAATTACCACAGCCCAACGATACCTCCATAAGTTTAGACCGGTTTCCTGGTGGACGCTATGCGGCCATTCGTTTTGGGGGATTTGCAAATGACGAGAAAATAGCGGCCCATAAACAAATGCTCTTGGATTGGTTAAAGGATAATGGACATCCTACAAGTGGAGAAGTATATTTTCTGGGCTATAATTCTCCCTTTAAGTTGAAACATAGAAGAAACGAAGTGCTCATTTCCATCAATGAATAG